ACACAAAAATAATGTCCCACAACAGAATTTATGATCTGAGAAAAGGTTTGAATTTGTTTAGGATGGTGATTAATGAAATGAGAGGGGAAAAGAAAAGCATAGGTTGGCGAAAATGTCCTCATATATGGAGAGGAGTATACTTCGCCCCATATATACGTGTAAGGTGTTGGCTCCTTTGAAGAGCACAAATGTTGGAGAGCTTATTTAAGATCAATTTCCTCACTTTTGGTTGGTTCCCAACCTAAGAAAAGGAATTTAACAAACTTTGGAGGTTAAATACAAGTTACAATGccaaaaaaattaatctaagtcagttttttttttttttataacaaagaACATGAACATGAACACTTTTGgtctcttttttatttattttgttataggTATGTTAATTTTGGGAAAGCAGTTTTCATCTATTCAGTAACAACCAGCTAATTAGTTCTAACTTTCaaacaaaattggaaaaaaattatCTGTCGCGGCACTGCTATAAGTTACAAACTGTTTTTCATGCATTAGGTAAGAAGCCAgatattattctttttctactaacctaatttataataataattataaatggaTGGAAGCATTATTTTTATGAATGCTTACCATTAACtatgttatataaaatattatgttgcattattaattagaaagataaaaatattatatgtataaattgtgttgtaattagagaaaatatctttagaatcttcttaattagaagatatagatatataatcttttattttattttgtttccctATTTcactttttaggagaattagattattacaaatacaggatatgaaaatgtatttttcatgattgataataataaataagtcttattttcaacttggtGTCAGAGCTTCAAATCTTGGGGCTCCATTCCGTTGCAACAATCGCACCGCCGCTGCTGTCCGACCACCGTCTCTGCCGCCATCGCCGGTTGGGGTCGTTGATAGGGCAGAAAGGTGCGTCTAACACCGGCGATCACAACACCGAAAGTCGCTCCGTGAGAGGAGCTACCACGCGCTGCCACAATCGCCGGCGTGTGTAGCCCACTCGCCGCCGCCACCACAGACAGGGTCGCCGGAGCCTCCTGAGTCTGTTCATGGGGTCATTGACGACTCATTTGGCCTATATTTGAGCAGATCTGAGTTTGAAGGTTTTGCTCCTCTTCTCGGTGTGACCCACACGCCGTCGTCGTCTCGAAAAAGGTCACCGGAGACTCCTAGTTCCGTTCTACAGGATGTCTGAAGTAAAAAGGGTTCCTTTGGGAGTACCTAATGACCTACCAAATATAGGAGGTACCGATCAGTTGGATGGTCAAAATTACTTACAATGGAGCCAATTTATTCGAAGGGTTCTCAAGGGTCGTTCAAAACTTGATCACATAAATGGAGGAGGACCAGAACCAGATGACACTTATTTCTCAATTTGGGACAATGAAGATTCATTAATTATGACTTGGATGTGGCAATCCATGATTCCTGAGATAAGGAGAAATTATATGTTCCATTCTTCTGCAAAAGAAATATGGGATGATTTACAGAgcactttttctttaaaaaaggaTCTTGCTGCTTACTATGACACTGAGAACaggatatttaatacaaaaaaggGCTCCCTTTCCGTATCAAAATATCACGGAATCCTGAGTGGTCTTTGGATGGAATTCGATCAAAACCAAACAATAAAGATGTGTAAAACAGATGTTGCCGCTCTTGTTGAATTCATTGAAAGGGGaagaatctttaaatttctcTAGGGCTTGAATCATGAGTATGACCCAATCCGggtttatatttttggaagagaaaaattaccATCCTTGTCAGAAGTTTTTTTTATGGTAAGAGGAGAAGAAACTCAGAGAACTGTCATGCTAAATGGAGGGATCTCCAACACAGGCTCTGCCATGGGGCCCGCACAAGCGGTGGAGCATGTGGTTTAATTCGATGCAAAGCGAAGAACCTTACCAGGGCTTGACATGCCGCGAATCCTCTTGAAAGAGAGGGGTGCCTTCGGGAACGCGGACACAGGTGGTGCATGGCTGTCGTCAGCTCGTGCCGTAAGGTGTTGGGTTAAGTCCCGCAACGAGCGCAACCCTCGTGTTTAGTTGCCAAGATTGAGTTTGGAACCCTGAGCAGACTGCCGGTGATAAGCCGGAGGAAGGTGAGGATGACGTCAAGTCATCATGCCCCTTATGCCCTGGGCGACACACGTGCTACAATGGACGGGACAAAGGATCGCGATCCCGCGAGGGTGAGCTAACTCCAAAAACCCGTCCTCAGTTCGGATTGTAGGCTGCAACTCGCCTGCATGAAGCCGGAATCGCTAGTAATCGCCGGTCAGCCATACGGCGGTGAATTCGTTCCCGGGCCTTGTACACACCGCCCGTCACACTATGGGAGCTGGCCATGCCCGAAGTCGTTACCTTAACCGCAAGGAGGGGGATGCCGAAGGCAGGGCTAGTGACTGGAGTGAAGTCGTAACAAGGTAGCCGTACTGGAAGGTGCGGCTGGATCACCTCCTTTTCAGGGAGAGCTAATGCTTGTTGGGTAGTTTGACACTGCTTCACACCCAAAAAGAAGCGAGTTATGTCTGAATAAAATTTGGAGATGGAAGTCTTCTTTCGTTTCTCGCTGGTGAAGTAAGACTAAACTCATGAGCTTATTATCCTAGGTCGGAACAAGTTGATAGGAGCTCCTTTTTTCACCCCCATCCATGTCGCCCCCGTGTGGCGACATGGATGGGGGTGAAAAAAGGAAAGATAGGGATGGGGTTTCTCTTGCTTTTGGCATAGCGGGCCCCGGCGGGAGGCCCGCACGACGGGCTATTAGCTCAGTGGTAGAGCGCGCCCCTGATAATTGCGTCGTTGTGCCTGGACTGTGAGGGCTCTCAGCCACATGGATAGTTTAATGTGCTCATCGGCGCCTAACCCTGAGATGTGGATCATCCAAGGCACATTAGCATGGCGTACTTCTCCTGTTTGAACCGGGGTTTGAAACCAAACTTATCCTCAGGAGGATAGATGGGGCGATTCAGGTGAGATCCAATGTAGATCCAACTTTCTCTTCACTCGTGGGATCCGGGCGATCCGGGGGGACCACTACGGCTCCTCTCTTCTCGAGAATTCATACATCCCTTATACAAGGGAACAAATGCTGGGGGAAAGACGTTTGAAAAAGGTACTCATGGGGACTATTGTTCATACTGTAAAAGATCTGGACATACCAAGGAAATATGCTTCAAACTCCATGGAAGAAAGAATGTTCTTGAACGCATGTGAAACAACAAAGGGTCTACTCAAAGATGGGTAAATCATACTACCTCAGAACAAGAAGCCACCAATCAATCTAGTTCTTTACAATCTAATCCACAACCACCAGATCTTGATATGAAAGCTTATAAGGAGAAACTAGAGCGCTTGGAAGAAATGGTTGAATCAATGAGTAAGCCCTCTAGATCATGTACTTTGTCCATAAAAGGTAAGATTTGTCTCAATAGTGTTGGTCAAGTGTCTCAAGGTATTTGGATCCTTGATTCGGGTgcaactgatcatatgacaccaTTTAGTGGGTCTTTCGACTCATATGGTAAAAGCAATAAAGCACAACTTATTACAGTTGCGAATGGTCAGGGTATACCTATATGCGGCTCTGGGAATATAATTTTGGACTCATCTATTATATTGAAGGATGTTTTACATGTTCCTCAATTAGCTAATAGTCTTATCTCTGTGCAAAAACTCAcaaaggatttaaattgttcagtaacattttttccaacttattgtgtttttcaggaccttgtgataacagttgaaaaactgttatttacATGCtcaaaattgatactaaaagcaacctttaacacttagaaactagcttggaatcatgctttttcttatatttttggaaataagagagttggacaggtttatgcttgacttcagtgttttatgcaggtttaaggtgaatttgatgaaagaagtgaagaaggatagagatggaatcagaaaagaactcaaaaagtgcaaaagaagagaagccgcaagtaccgctcagtgctattttatcgctgagcggcactacttaacactcgttggcaccgctgaggggtgaaaatgtagctgaggggaagaattcaacacacgcacttaccgctgagcggtattttaccgctgagcggtattttaccgctgagcggtattttaccgctgagcggtattttaccgctgagcgccattattttgggcttaggcctacttttctgtaatttttagaataatatataagctttaggacttcctagggtttgtatctttggtagaGTAcgagca
This window of the Vigna angularis cultivar LongXiaoDou No.4 chromosome 7, ASM1680809v1, whole genome shotgun sequence genome carries:
- the LOC128197906 gene encoding uncharacterized protein LOC128197906, translating into MSEVKRVPLGVPNDLPNIGGTDQLDGQNYLQWSQFIRRVLKGRSKLDHINGGGPEPDDTYFSIWDNEDSLIMTWMWQSMIPEIRRNYMFHSSAKEIWDDLQSTFSLKKDLAAYYDTENRIFNTKKGSLSVSKYHGILSGLWMEFDQNQTIKMCKTDVAALVEFIERGRIFKFL